One genomic segment of Musa acuminata AAA Group cultivar baxijiao chromosome BXJ3-3, Cavendish_Baxijiao_AAA, whole genome shotgun sequence includes these proteins:
- the LOC135632316 gene encoding uncharacterized protein LOC135632316 isoform X2, whose product MGDHGGCAQLSGSLPNGLLSEETAKLTRVLDADRWLKAEGQTAELIARIQPNQSSEERRNAVANYVQRLILKCFSCRVSTFGSVPLKTYLPDGDIDLTAFSDNENLKDAWATAVCGVLENEEKSENAEFCVKEVKYIQAEVKLVKCLVENIVMDISFNQVGGLCTLCFLEEMDNVINQNHLFKRSIILIKAWCYYESRILGAHHGLISTYALETLVLYIFHVFNSSFAGPLEVLYRFLEFFGNFDWGNYCVSLWGPVPISSLPDMTAEPPRKDNSKLLFSKRFLDSCNSVFSVTPGGKETHSQPFVPKHFNVVDPLRTNNNLGRSVSKGNFFRIRSAFAFGAKRLARLIECPKDDIIAEVNQFFMNTWKRHMSGDRPDVSLDLWHLQPLKTVPVEESNNLKSTTSVNKKIENIVLQIGEEHLAETDDGLHNATSEVLANNPNIFRINNPSVVSCAQSQIYYRKQINSRLTDRHETSNSPSGSVQSDKSQKLLNSNCSVNDQEELSRFRFARTRYSPELTEVSIDSSQGRHQRVIETEKIQFPANIDSDNRRKNLRSEFTDNQSSKSSLDAYISVRQTLCRKNLEVASDANVVLKSYHGDVGFTAMEEELASVSEKLEMQQREQDLVNMMGSSDIHWFNGQVQLPMHLAPLPLPSTFSPLSTSTGYVKGNLAGDIPSNLSLIGPPWGPNMQFGQNLFSFPVPNYFRAATYRSNVDNLESFNDDSAVTELNSENNGHGNPNEDDVGLSEGSNFGDGGPQIHLDGKQQKLDGGLSPSPVIRDNSSGYLPQEQNNKLGREGRRLTKENYNDPFQAKPSRGSDLQSNFRSSNTRFSTLSWASSSRSKPASEYLRHQSAAKFPRLARNKCGSKPAFGKENNTLQFEGSSNHISSKIDDDTSGCIPLSTMENDMSERIIESATLATSHVRSKHFSEYESEQKQSDPLIPIAPVLVGTSWQRGVNCSKVLPGTFVATGPPVPFLMLPFGDFTSNSGNPDGYAKQIDREEEPAKFQESSSGQNIVLVESLDQSEALASPKVSRIPAPESSEELSSDIFKIDSVSHWQNLVYGRSCQNSYPGPFMYTSPVARPPIYLPSHYPWDGPGKLLSSDLHYTQMTGHNPLLVPIMPFQPGSDRASGVFQDYADEAPTYRGGTGTYLPNSVSFGDHRQSGSRNHEGNCNYDKDDPVDRSWVSSKPRAFGHGHGCNRAERPRLRPDQLAASKNQEKKWESWSEPVASNRRRGRSFASTNSSYISESAPGMHPQTASSSEGVNASDPTIPLGHSYDQGVGYGSHAEPLKFGSFKPVRQSSGNGGAPKTNGGIVSGLYDQRHGSNYKGGTPQSSQD is encoded by the exons ATGGGCGATCATGGAGGCTGCGCGCAGCTTAGTGGCTCATTGCCCAATGGCCTTCTGTCTGAGGAAACAGCCAAGTTGACCCGAGTGCTTGATGCAGACAGATGGCTTAAGGCAGAGGGACAAACGGCAGAGCTGATTGCACGTATTCAGCCCAATCAATCATCTGAGGAGCGCAGAAATGCTGTAGCCAACTATGTCCAGCGGCTCATCCTGAAGTGCTTCTCCTGCCGG GTTTCCACATTTGGATCAGTACCTCTCAAGACCTATTTACCTGATGGAGACATTGACCTGACTGCATTCAGTGATAACGAAAATTTGAAGGATGCATGGGCTACTGCGGTTTGTGGTGTATTGGAGAATGAAGAAAAGAGTGAGAATGCTGAATTTTGTGTAAAAGAAGTTAAATACATCCAAGCAGAG GTCAAACTTGTAAAGTGTCTTGTTGAAAATATTGTCATGGACATCTCTTTCAATCAAGTCGGTGGCCTATGCACACTTTGTTTCCTTGAAGAG ATGGACAATGTTATAAATCAAAATCATCTATTCAAGCGGAGTATTATATTAATTAAAGCTTGGTGTTACTATGAAAGTCGAATTCTTGGTGCTCATCATGGACTTATATCTACATATGCCCTGGAGACTTTGGTTCTTTACATATTTCATGTCTTCAATAGTTCATTTGCTGGCCCACTTGAG GTCTTATATCGTTTTCTAGAATTCTTTGGCAACTTTGATTGGGGTAACTATTGTGTTAGTCTTTGGGGACCAGTTCCTATCAGTTCACTTCCAGATATGACCG CGGAACCTCCTCGAAAGGATAACAGCAAGTTGTTGTTTAGTAAAAGATTTCTTGACAGTTGCAATTCGGTATTTTCTGTCACTCCAGGTGGTAAAGAAACCCACAGTCAACCCTTTGTTCCAAAGCATTTCAATGTTGTTGATCCTCTACGCACAAACAACAATCTTGGACGCAGTGTGAGCAAAG GCAATTTCTTCAGGATACGTAGTGCTTTTGCATTTGGGGCCAAAAGATTGGCCAGGTTAATCGAATGTCCAAAAGATGACATAATTGCCGAAGTGAATCAGTTCTTTATGAACACATGGAAAAGGCATATGAGTGGTGATCGCCCTGATGTTAGCTTAGATTTATGGCACTTACAACCACTGAAAACTGTTCCAGTGGAAGAATCAAACAACTTAAAAAGCACTACAAGTGTCAACAAGAAGATTGAAAATATTGTGTTGCAGATTGGGGAAGAGCATCTGGCTGAGACTGATGATGGTTTACATAATGCCACCTCTGAAGTCCTTGCCAATAATCCAAACATATTCAGGATAAACAATCCATCTGTAGTTTCTTGTGCTCAGAGCCAGATATATTACAGAAAGCAAATTAACTCAAGACTTACTGATCGGCATGAAACAAGCAATAGCCCTAGTGGATCTGTTCAAAGTGACAAAAGCCAAAAACTGTTAAATTCTAATTGTTCTGTCAATGACCAGGAAGAATTGAGTAGATTTCGGTTTGCACGGACGAGATATAGTCCTGAGCTGACAGAGGTCTCCATAGATTCATCTCAGGGAAGGCATCAAAGAGTTATAGAAACAGAAAAAATCCAATTTCCTGCCAATATTGACTCTGATAACAGACGAAAAAACTTGAGATCTGAATTTACAGACAATCAaagttcaaagtcttctcttgatGCTTATATATCAGTGAGGCAGACTTTATGTCGAAAGAACCTTGAAGTTGCTTCTGATGCAAACGTTGTTTTGAAAAGCTATCATGGTGATGTTGGCTTCACTGCAATGGAGGAGGAACTTGCTTCTGTTTCAGAGAAATTAGAGATGCAGCAACGAGAACAGGATTTGGTGAATATGATGGGGTCGTCTGACATTCATTGGTTTAACGGACAAGTTCAATTGCCAATGCATCTAGCTCCTCTTCCTCTGCCTTCAACATTTTCTCCTCTTTCAACTTCAACAGGTTATGTCAAAGGAAATTTGGCTGGAGATATACCCTCTAATCTATCATTGATTGGACCTCCTTGGGGACCAAATATGCAGTTTGGTCAAAATCTTTTTTCTTTCCCTGTTCCCAATTATTTTCGTGCTGCCACATATAGGTCAAATGTAGATAATTTGGAGAGTTTTAATGATGATTCTGCTGTGACAGAGCTGAACTCAGAGAATAATGGTCATGGCAACCCGAATGAAGATGATGTTGGTCTTTCAGAAGGATCTAATTTTGGTGACGGTGGTCCTCAGATTCATCTTGATGGTAAGCAACAGAAATTGGATGGTGGATTGAGTCCTAGTCCTGTGATAAGAGACAATAGTTCTGGTTATTTACCTCAGGAACAGAATAATAAGTTGGGTAGAGAAGGCAGAAGATTGACCAAAGAAAATTATAATGATCCTTTTCAAGCTAAACCAAGTAGAGGAAGTGATCTTCAATCAAACTTCAGGAGTTCAAACACAAGGTTCTCCACTTTATCGTGGGCTAGTTCTTCCAGAAGCAAACCTGCATCAGAATATCTTAGGCATCAGTCAGCTGCAAAATTCCCGAGGTTAGCAAGGAACAAGTGCGGAAGCAAACCAGCTTTTGGAAAAGAAAACAACACGTTACAATTTGAGGGTTCATCTAATCATATTTCTTCAAAAATAGATGATGACACCTCTGGTTGCATACCTCTGTCAACCATGGAAAATGACATGTCTGAAAGAATCATAGAATCTGCAACTTTGGCTACCTCACATGTGAGAAGCAAGCATTTTTCTGAATATGAATCAGAACAAAAACAATCAGATCCACTGATCCCCATTGCACCAGTGCTAGTTGGCACTTCCTGGCAGAGGGGTGTGAATTGTTCCAAGGTTCTTCCCGGGACATTTGTTGCTACAGGTCCACCAGTTCCATTCTTGATGCTTCCATTTGGTGACTTCACATCTAACAGTGGAAATCCTGATGGATATGCAAAGCAAATTGATAGAGAGGAAGAACCAGCTAAGTTTCAAGAAAGTTCTTCTGGTCAAAATATTGTTTTGGTGGAGAGCCTTGACCAGTCTGAGGCTCTCGCAAGTCCAAAAGTTTCAAGAATTCCTGCACCTGAATCATCTGAGGAGCTCAGTTCTGACATTTTCAAAATTGATTCAGTGAGCCATTGGCAAAATCTGGTATATGGAAGGTCCTGCCAAAACTCCTATCCTGGGCCTTTCATGTACACTTCCCCTGTTGCAAGACCACCAATTTATCTTCCCAGCCATTATCCATGGGATGGTCCTGGCAAACTATTGTCATCTGATTTGCACTATACACAGATGACTGGGCACAATCCTCTGTTGGTGCCTATTATGCCTTTCCAACCTGGTTCTGATCGGGCCTCAGGTGTCTTCCAGGATTATGCAGATGAAGCACCAACATATCGTGGTGGCACTGGAACGTACCTGCCCAATTCT GTTTCTTTTGGAGATCATCGGCAATCAGGTTCAAGAAACCATGAAGGGAACTGTAACTATGACAAGGATGATCCTGTGGATAGAAGTTGGGTCAGCTCAAAACCAAGAGCTTTTGGTCATGGCCATGGGTGCAACCGGGCTGAGAGACCAAGATTGCGGCCTGACCAGCTGGCTGCATCAAAAAACCAAGAGAAAAAATGGGAATCATGGAGTGAGCCTGTTGCCTCAAACCGACGCCGAGGCAGGTCTTTTGCATCTACAAATTCATCCTATATTTCAGAAAGTGCACCTGGCATGCATCCACAAACTGCATCTAGTTCCGAGGGTGTCAATGCATCTGACCCAACAATTCCTCTGGGACATTCATATGATCAAGGAGTTGGTTATGGTTCACATGCTGAGCCACTCAAGTTTGGCTCATTTAAGCCTGTGCGTCAATCAAGTGGCAATGGAGGAGCACCTAAGACAAATGGTGGGATTGTAAGTGGACTATATGATCAAAGACATGGTTCCAACTACAAAGGAGGAACTCCTCAGTCTTCGCAAGATTGA
- the LOC103979433 gene encoding probable LRR receptor-like serine/threonine-protein kinase At1g74360: MSKEEVRFLPCFFLGIYLILITGHAISAATDREVLLQLKGSLEANNPIRRGAYARWNASDSSPCNWPGITCNDADRVTGINLAESNINGEIFPNFHLLTELTRLDLSSNTIGGSVPADLNKCSALEHLNLSGNVISGELNLAGLTNLVMLDLTNNRFNGSIRSNFPAICANLVSLNISNNIFSGDITGCFDRCPKLEYLDLSSNQFNGYIWQGQNLRELLVSENLLNGELSSSTFTSNCALEILDLSMNNFSGTFPGSIANCSKLTSLDLRDNAFDGEVPSGIGSLSELNSLRLGNNAFDRTIPEELLNCSKLVFLDFSNHDFGGDIPEIFGRFVTLDHLILYGNQYTGGIESSGILKLPDLTTLNLSKNRFSGNLPVEITTMPKIKILILADNEFSGSIPPEVGGMARLQLLDLSYNNLTGSIPLAIGNLTSLLWLTLADNDLTGNIPPEIGNCSSLMWLNLANNRLSGRIPPEISAIGRDPNPTFEANRREIRHVTPISGDCVTMNRWLPASYPPFNFVYMLLTKWTCRTTWDRLLQGYAVFPICSNSLSRVLTRGISGYLQLSGNRFSGGIPPEIGRMRNFSMIQLDGNRLSGRLPQEIGQLPLVILNVSRNRLSGEIPHEIGGLRCLTILDLSQNNFSGKLPSSLNGLSELNKFNVSYNPWLSGTVPMTGQIATFDRDSFLGDPLINFSASSNGGASFGSPPPPPLARNSSAAGGGGRWKSVLLGVFIALTLAFVGTLTRTAVRCWRRRELLARAEEEGRRRGTRRRC, from the exons ATGTCGAAAGAGGAAGTGAGATTCCTTCCTTGTTTCTTCCTCGGCATCTACTTGATTCTTATCACAG GTCACGCAATCTCTGCCGCGACAGACAGAGAAGTCCTGCTCCAGCTGAAGGGCTCCCTTGAAGCCAACAATCCGATACGCCGAGGGGCCTATGCTCGGTGGAACGCGTCCGATTCTTCCCCTTGTAATTGGCCCGGCATCACCTGCAACGATGCCGACCGCGTCACCGGCATCAACCTCGCAGAATCCAACATAAACGGAGAAATCTTCCCCAACTTTCACCTCCTTACTGAACTCACCCGGCTCGACCTTTCATCGAACACCATCGGGGGATCCGTCCCTGCCGACCTCAACAAGTGCAGCGCCCTCGAGCATCTGAACCTCTCCGGCAACGTCATCAGCGGAGAGCTGAACTTGGCGGGCCTAACCAATCTGGTGATGCTCGACCTCACAAACAACCGCTTCAATGGCAGTATCCGCTCCAACTTCCCTGCAATATGTGCCAATCTCGTTAGCCTCAACATCTCGAACAACATCTTCTCCGGCGACATCACGGGGTGCTTCGATCGGTGCCCGAAACTCGAGTATCTCGATCTGAGCTCCAACCAATTCAATGGATATATATGGCAAGGCCAAAACCTCCGAGAACTCTTGGTCTCCGAGAACCTCCTTAATGGAGAACTTTCGTCGAGCACATTCACGTCCAATTGCGCCCTCGAAATCTTAGACCTGTCGATGAACAACTTCTCTGGGACGTTCCCCGGCTCGATCGCCAATTGCTCGAAGCTGACAAGCCTGGACCTGCGGGACAATGCATTCGATGGAGAAGTTCCGTCGGGCATTGGCTCCCTCTCGGAGCTCAACTCGCTCAGACTGGGGAATAATGCGTTCGACCGAACCATCCCAGAGGAGCTGCTGAATTGCTCCAAGTTGGTGTTTCTTGATTTCAGTAATCACGATTTCGGCGGTGACATCCCCGAAATCTTCGGCCGGTTCGTGACACTGGATCACCTGATTCTTTATGGGAATCAGTACACCGGAGGGATCGAGTCCTCCGGAATTCTCAAGCTTCCGGACCTCACGACATTGAACTTGAGCAAGAACAGGTTTTCCGGCAATCTCCCGGTCGAGATCACCACGATGCCAAAGATCAAGATCTTGATTCTCGCCGACAATGAGTTCTCCGGCAGCATTCCGCCTGAGGTCGGCGGCATGGCCAGGCTTCAGTTACTGGACCTTTCGTACAACAACCTCACCGGCTCGATCCCTCTGGCGATCGGAAATTTGACATCCCTCCTGTGGCTGACTCTCGCAGACAACGATCTCACCGGCAACATTCCGCCAGAGATCGGCAACTGCAGCAGCTTGATGTGGTTGAACCTCGCCAATAACCGGCTCTCCGGCAGGATACCGCCGGAGATATCGGCGATTGGGAGGGACCCAAACCCAACGTTCGAGGCCAATCGCCGTGAGATCCGCCATGTCACCCCCATCTCCGGCGATTGCGTCACCATGAACCGGTGGCTACCGGCGAGCTACCCGCCATTCAACTTCGTCTACATGCTGTTGACGAAATGGACATGCCGGACTACTTGGGATCGGCTCCTGCAGGGTTACGCGGTCTTCCCGATCTGCTCCAACTCCTTATCGCGAGTTCTAACCAGAGGGATATCCGGCTACCTCCAGCTCTCCGGTAACCGATTCTCGGGTGGGATACCGCCGGAGATCGGCCGGATGAGGAATTTCAGTATGATCCAACTTGACGGCAACCGGCTCTCCGGCCGTCTCCCGCAGGAGATAGGCCAGCTGCCGCTCGTCATACTCAACGTCTCCAGAAACCGGCTGTCCGGCGAAATCCCGCATGAGATCGGCGGCCTGCGGTGCCTCACGATCCTGGACCTCTCCCAGAACAACTTCTCCGGCAAATTGCCATCGAGCCTGAACGGCCTGTCCGAGCTGAACAAGTTCAACGTGTCCTACAACCCCTGGCTCTCCGGGACGGTGCCGATGACAGGCCAGATCGCCACATTCGACCGCGACAGCTTCCTCGGGGACCCCCTCATCAACTTCAGCGCCTCGTCGAACGGCGGAGCGAGCTTCGgctccccgccgccgccgcccctcgCCAGGAACAGCAGCGCCGCGGGCGGGGGCGGGCGATGGAAGTCGGTGCTATTGGGGGTCTTCATCGCGCTCACCTTGGCCTTCGTCGGTACGCTGACGCGTACAGCTGTGAGGTGCTGGCGACGGCGGGAGCTGCTGGCGCgggcggaggaggaggggcgGCGGCGCGGGACACGACGGAGGTGCTGA
- the LOC135632316 gene encoding uncharacterized protein LOC135632316 isoform X1 — MGDHGGCAQLSGSLPNGLLSEETAKLTRVLDADRWLKAEGQTAELIARIQPNQSSEERRNAVANYVQRLILKCFSCRVSTFGSVPLKTYLPDGDIDLTAFSDNENLKDAWATAVCGVLENEEKSENAEFCVKEVKYIQAEVKLVKCLVENIVMDISFNQVGGLCTLCFLEEMDNVINQNHLFKRSIILIKAWCYYESRILGAHHGLISTYALETLVLYIFHVFNSSFAGPLEVLYRFLEFFGNFDWGNYCVSLWGPVPISSLPDMTAEPPRKDNSKLLFSKRFLDSCNSVFSVTPGGKETHSQPFVPKHFNVVDPLRTNNNLGRSVSKGNFFRIRSAFAFGAKRLARLIECPKDDIIAEVNQFFMNTWKRHMSGDRPDVSLDLWHLQPLKTVPVEESNNLKSTTSVNKKIENIVLQIGEEHLAETDDGLHNATSEVLANNPNIFRINNPSVVSCAQSQIYYRKQINSRLTDRHETSNSPSGSVQSDKSQKLLNSNCSVNDQEELSRFRFARTRYSPELTEVSIDSSQGRHQRVIETEKIQFPANIDSDNRRKNLRSEFTDNQSSKSSLDAYISVRQTLCRKNLEVASDANVVLKSYHGDVGFTAMEEELASVSEKLEMQQREQDLVNMMGSSDIHWFNGQVQLPMHLAPLPLPSTFSPLSTSTGYVKGNLAGDIPSNLSLIGPPWGPNMQFGQNLFSFPVPNYFRAATYRSNVDNLESFNDDSAVTELNSENNGHGNPNEDDVGLSEGSNFGDGGPQIHLDGKQQKLDGGLSPSPVIRDNSSGYLPQEQNNKLGREGRRLTKENYNDPFQAKPSRGSDLQSNFRSSNTRFSTLSWASSSRSKPASEYLRHQSAAKFPRLARNKCGSKPAFGKENNTLQFEGSSNHISSKIDDDTSGCIPLSTMENDMSERIIESATLATSHVRSKHFSEYESEQKQSDPLIPIAPVLVGTSWQRGVNCSKVLPGTFVATGPPVPFLMLPFGDFTSNSGNPDGYAKQIDREEEPAKFQESSSGQNIVLVESLDQSEALASPKVSRIPAPESSEELSSDIFKIDSVSHWQNLVYGRSCQNSYPGPFMYTSPVARPPIYLPSHYPWDGPGKLLSSDLHYTQMTGHNPLLVPIMPFQPGSDRASGVFQDYADEAPTYRGGTGTYLPNSKVSFGDHRQSGSRNHEGNCNYDKDDPVDRSWVSSKPRAFGHGHGCNRAERPRLRPDQLAASKNQEKKWESWSEPVASNRRRGRSFASTNSSYISESAPGMHPQTASSSEGVNASDPTIPLGHSYDQGVGYGSHAEPLKFGSFKPVRQSSGNGGAPKTNGGIVSGLYDQRHGSNYKGGTPQSSQD; from the exons ATGGGCGATCATGGAGGCTGCGCGCAGCTTAGTGGCTCATTGCCCAATGGCCTTCTGTCTGAGGAAACAGCCAAGTTGACCCGAGTGCTTGATGCAGACAGATGGCTTAAGGCAGAGGGACAAACGGCAGAGCTGATTGCACGTATTCAGCCCAATCAATCATCTGAGGAGCGCAGAAATGCTGTAGCCAACTATGTCCAGCGGCTCATCCTGAAGTGCTTCTCCTGCCGG GTTTCCACATTTGGATCAGTACCTCTCAAGACCTATTTACCTGATGGAGACATTGACCTGACTGCATTCAGTGATAACGAAAATTTGAAGGATGCATGGGCTACTGCGGTTTGTGGTGTATTGGAGAATGAAGAAAAGAGTGAGAATGCTGAATTTTGTGTAAAAGAAGTTAAATACATCCAAGCAGAG GTCAAACTTGTAAAGTGTCTTGTTGAAAATATTGTCATGGACATCTCTTTCAATCAAGTCGGTGGCCTATGCACACTTTGTTTCCTTGAAGAG ATGGACAATGTTATAAATCAAAATCATCTATTCAAGCGGAGTATTATATTAATTAAAGCTTGGTGTTACTATGAAAGTCGAATTCTTGGTGCTCATCATGGACTTATATCTACATATGCCCTGGAGACTTTGGTTCTTTACATATTTCATGTCTTCAATAGTTCATTTGCTGGCCCACTTGAG GTCTTATATCGTTTTCTAGAATTCTTTGGCAACTTTGATTGGGGTAACTATTGTGTTAGTCTTTGGGGACCAGTTCCTATCAGTTCACTTCCAGATATGACCG CGGAACCTCCTCGAAAGGATAACAGCAAGTTGTTGTTTAGTAAAAGATTTCTTGACAGTTGCAATTCGGTATTTTCTGTCACTCCAGGTGGTAAAGAAACCCACAGTCAACCCTTTGTTCCAAAGCATTTCAATGTTGTTGATCCTCTACGCACAAACAACAATCTTGGACGCAGTGTGAGCAAAG GCAATTTCTTCAGGATACGTAGTGCTTTTGCATTTGGGGCCAAAAGATTGGCCAGGTTAATCGAATGTCCAAAAGATGACATAATTGCCGAAGTGAATCAGTTCTTTATGAACACATGGAAAAGGCATATGAGTGGTGATCGCCCTGATGTTAGCTTAGATTTATGGCACTTACAACCACTGAAAACTGTTCCAGTGGAAGAATCAAACAACTTAAAAAGCACTACAAGTGTCAACAAGAAGATTGAAAATATTGTGTTGCAGATTGGGGAAGAGCATCTGGCTGAGACTGATGATGGTTTACATAATGCCACCTCTGAAGTCCTTGCCAATAATCCAAACATATTCAGGATAAACAATCCATCTGTAGTTTCTTGTGCTCAGAGCCAGATATATTACAGAAAGCAAATTAACTCAAGACTTACTGATCGGCATGAAACAAGCAATAGCCCTAGTGGATCTGTTCAAAGTGACAAAAGCCAAAAACTGTTAAATTCTAATTGTTCTGTCAATGACCAGGAAGAATTGAGTAGATTTCGGTTTGCACGGACGAGATATAGTCCTGAGCTGACAGAGGTCTCCATAGATTCATCTCAGGGAAGGCATCAAAGAGTTATAGAAACAGAAAAAATCCAATTTCCTGCCAATATTGACTCTGATAACAGACGAAAAAACTTGAGATCTGAATTTACAGACAATCAaagttcaaagtcttctcttgatGCTTATATATCAGTGAGGCAGACTTTATGTCGAAAGAACCTTGAAGTTGCTTCTGATGCAAACGTTGTTTTGAAAAGCTATCATGGTGATGTTGGCTTCACTGCAATGGAGGAGGAACTTGCTTCTGTTTCAGAGAAATTAGAGATGCAGCAACGAGAACAGGATTTGGTGAATATGATGGGGTCGTCTGACATTCATTGGTTTAACGGACAAGTTCAATTGCCAATGCATCTAGCTCCTCTTCCTCTGCCTTCAACATTTTCTCCTCTTTCAACTTCAACAGGTTATGTCAAAGGAAATTTGGCTGGAGATATACCCTCTAATCTATCATTGATTGGACCTCCTTGGGGACCAAATATGCAGTTTGGTCAAAATCTTTTTTCTTTCCCTGTTCCCAATTATTTTCGTGCTGCCACATATAGGTCAAATGTAGATAATTTGGAGAGTTTTAATGATGATTCTGCTGTGACAGAGCTGAACTCAGAGAATAATGGTCATGGCAACCCGAATGAAGATGATGTTGGTCTTTCAGAAGGATCTAATTTTGGTGACGGTGGTCCTCAGATTCATCTTGATGGTAAGCAACAGAAATTGGATGGTGGATTGAGTCCTAGTCCTGTGATAAGAGACAATAGTTCTGGTTATTTACCTCAGGAACAGAATAATAAGTTGGGTAGAGAAGGCAGAAGATTGACCAAAGAAAATTATAATGATCCTTTTCAAGCTAAACCAAGTAGAGGAAGTGATCTTCAATCAAACTTCAGGAGTTCAAACACAAGGTTCTCCACTTTATCGTGGGCTAGTTCTTCCAGAAGCAAACCTGCATCAGAATATCTTAGGCATCAGTCAGCTGCAAAATTCCCGAGGTTAGCAAGGAACAAGTGCGGAAGCAAACCAGCTTTTGGAAAAGAAAACAACACGTTACAATTTGAGGGTTCATCTAATCATATTTCTTCAAAAATAGATGATGACACCTCTGGTTGCATACCTCTGTCAACCATGGAAAATGACATGTCTGAAAGAATCATAGAATCTGCAACTTTGGCTACCTCACATGTGAGAAGCAAGCATTTTTCTGAATATGAATCAGAACAAAAACAATCAGATCCACTGATCCCCATTGCACCAGTGCTAGTTGGCACTTCCTGGCAGAGGGGTGTGAATTGTTCCAAGGTTCTTCCCGGGACATTTGTTGCTACAGGTCCACCAGTTCCATTCTTGATGCTTCCATTTGGTGACTTCACATCTAACAGTGGAAATCCTGATGGATATGCAAAGCAAATTGATAGAGAGGAAGAACCAGCTAAGTTTCAAGAAAGTTCTTCTGGTCAAAATATTGTTTTGGTGGAGAGCCTTGACCAGTCTGAGGCTCTCGCAAGTCCAAAAGTTTCAAGAATTCCTGCACCTGAATCATCTGAGGAGCTCAGTTCTGACATTTTCAAAATTGATTCAGTGAGCCATTGGCAAAATCTGGTATATGGAAGGTCCTGCCAAAACTCCTATCCTGGGCCTTTCATGTACACTTCCCCTGTTGCAAGACCACCAATTTATCTTCCCAGCCATTATCCATGGGATGGTCCTGGCAAACTATTGTCATCTGATTTGCACTATACACAGATGACTGGGCACAATCCTCTGTTGGTGCCTATTATGCCTTTCCAACCTGGTTCTGATCGGGCCTCAGGTGTCTTCCAGGATTATGCAGATGAAGCACCAACATATCGTGGTGGCACTGGAACGTACCTGCCCAATTCT AAGGTTTCTTTTGGAGATCATCGGCAATCAGGTTCAAGAAACCATGAAGGGAACTGTAACTATGACAAGGATGATCCTGTGGATAGAAGTTGGGTCAGCTCAAAACCAAGAGCTTTTGGTCATGGCCATGGGTGCAACCGGGCTGAGAGACCAAGATTGCGGCCTGACCAGCTGGCTGCATCAAAAAACCAAGAGAAAAAATGGGAATCATGGAGTGAGCCTGTTGCCTCAAACCGACGCCGAGGCAGGTCTTTTGCATCTACAAATTCATCCTATATTTCAGAAAGTGCACCTGGCATGCATCCACAAACTGCATCTAGTTCCGAGGGTGTCAATGCATCTGACCCAACAATTCCTCTGGGACATTCATATGATCAAGGAGTTGGTTATGGTTCACATGCTGAGCCACTCAAGTTTGGCTCATTTAAGCCTGTGCGTCAATCAAGTGGCAATGGAGGAGCACCTAAGACAAATGGTGGGATTGTAAGTGGACTATATGATCAAAGACATGGTTCCAACTACAAAGGAGGAACTCCTCAGTCTTCGCAAGATTGA
- the LOC135632266 gene encoding cell division topological specificity factor homolog, chloroplastic-like: MAISGNLKVFVGSCTPHPNYRPLKSILPSSKVHFGHFLIGAGDLKIAQKWLHMESLATNTANHSQVCLGIGRNNLSPTINQDADGNLLNVVNMSFFDRLGLAWKLLFPTTKARKNTNARIAKQRLKMILFSDRCSISDEAKQKIVGNIIKALSKFVEIDSQDKVQLNMSTDTDLGTVYSVTVPVQRVLPEHQDSEEDYRGKISSTGDVTFDFFLPDEN; the protein is encoded by the exons ATGGCGATCTCCGGGAATCTCAAGGTGTTCGTCGGGTCCTGCACTCCGCATCCCAATTACCGCCCTCTCAAGTCCATTCTTCCTTCCTCTAAG GTACACTTTGGTCATTTCCTTATTGGAGCTGGTGATCTCAAAATTGCACAGAAATGGCTGCATATGGAATCATTAGCTACTAATACAGCAAACCACAGCCAAGTTTGCCTTGGGATTGGAAGAAATAATTTGTCGCCAACGATAAACCAAGATGCTGATGGTAACCTTTTAAATGTTGTCAATATGAGCTTCTTCGATCGTCttggtttggcatggaaattaTTATTTCccacaacgaaagcaagaaagaaTACAAATGCAAGAATCGCAAAGCAGAGGCTTAAAATGATATTATTCTCTGATAGATGTTCAATCAGTGATGAAGCGAAGCAAAAGATTGTGGGCAATATAATCAAAGCCTTATCCAAATTTGTGGAGATTGACTCACAGGACAAAGTTCAACTTAATATGTCCACTGACACAGACCTTGGTACTGTTTATTCGGTAACCGTTCCCGTCCAGCGTGTGCTGCCGGAGCACCAAGATTCTGAAGAAGATTACAGAGGGAAAATATCAAGCACTGGAGATGTCACGTTTGATTTCTTCCTACCAGATGAGAACTAA